One region of Salvia miltiorrhiza cultivar Shanhuang (shh) chromosome 3, IMPLAD_Smil_shh, whole genome shotgun sequence genomic DNA includes:
- the LOC131018410 gene encoding uncharacterized protein LOC131018410 — MQRVFPPERPERDYRVDRRSGRDNPDRRSEPYPPSQRGNKGKRDYDQAPTMRPRERAKLPEYLLSISPVEAVTTLMNLGDKASWPEKMRAPPDQRDRSKWCDFHSDHGHRTDECIALRLEVANLLKKGHLTNYLTDKGKQTLQQARDRQEKHRDASPLDPPHHERTVNVISGGSEVSGITHSAAKRHTRQARSSKSGVPPFGKAGPTDPTLTISFATSESDKLLHPHHDALVIFIYIANCLTNRVLIDNGSSANILFYSAYREMGLDESKLIKKVAVLVGFSGESTTTIGEIDLPVYAEGVNFSTRFLVVDAPSAYNVILGRPWIHGMEAVPSTYHQVIRFPTKWGVKEIKGEQKDSRACYQTTMKAKSPSL, encoded by the coding sequence ATGCAAAGAGTCTTCCCGCCAGAGAGACCCGAGAGAGACTACAGGGTCGACAGGAGATCCGGTCGAGACAATCCTGACAGACGAAGTGAACCCTACCCGCCATCTCAGAGAGGGAACAAAGGGAAGCGAGATTACGATCAAGCACCAACTATGCGCCCGCGCGAAAGAGCGAAACTCCCAGAGTACCTCCTGTCCATTTCACCCGTAGAAGCTGTAACAACTTTGATGAACCTTGGCGATAAGGCCAGCTGGCCAGAGAAAATGAGGGCTCCACCCGACCAAAGAGACAGATCAAAATGGTGTGATTTTCATAGTGACCACGGTCACCGCACGGACGAATGCATCGCACTCAGATTGGAAGTGGCGAACTTATTGAAAAAAGGGCACCTCACCAATTACTTGACTGACAAAGGCAAGCAGACCCTGCAGCAGGCGAGGGATAGACAAGAGAAACACAGAGATGCCAGCCCACTGGACCCGCCACATCACGAGAGGACTGTAAACGTGATATCCGGAGGTTCCGAAGTTAGCGGAATCACCCACTCAGCCGCCAAGAGACATACCAGACAGGCTAGATCAAGCAAATCAGGAGTTCCGCCTTTCGGCAAAGCTGGACCAACGGATCCAACTTTAACAATCAGCTTTGCAACATCCGAATCAGACAAGCTTCTACACCCTCATCATGATGCTTTagttattttcatttatattgCTAACTGCTTAACAAATCGTGTGCTAATAGACAATGGTAGCTCTGCCAATATTCTGTTTTACAGTGCATACAGGGAGATGGGTTTGGACGAGTCCAAACTAATCAAGAAAGTTGCCGTACTCGTCGGCTTCAGTGGCGAGAGTACGACTACTATAGGGGAGATCGACCTTCCCGTTTATGCAGAAGGAGTCAACTTTTCCACTAGGTTTCTCGTGGTAGACGCCCCGTCAGCATACAACGTCATCCTAGGCCGTCCATGGATCCACGGAATGGAAGCAGTACCATCCACCTATCATCAAGTCATACGATTCCCAACCAAGTGGGGAGTCAAGGAGATCAAGGGAGAGCAGAAGGACTCCAGGGCGTGCTACCAAACTACTATGAAAGCGAAAAGCCCGTCTTTATAG